Within Calditrichota bacterium, the genomic segment ACAATAATAGAAGCGTGAGAATGATCCACCAGAGAATTAACAATGTACGTGTCCAGAGATTTCAGGTAACCCGTGAGGATGTTATTGTTGTAAATAAAAATGGCACCCAGCCAGACCCCGGAAAAGAGGGAAATCACGACCTGCCGAAAAATCAGAGCCAGAAAAATGGCCAGAAGCGGCGGCAGAATGGTCAGGATACCCGGAATTACCCGGAGTGAAAAGCGGGCCCTTTTTTGGTCGCTTCGAATACGAAAGACCTGGGTACCACTTTTGGGGAGAACCGCATTTTTCAGGATAAGTAAGCCATTCTTAAAGGGGGGCGATTTCACGAGGGCCAGAATTTGGCCATTCTCTTCCACAAAGAGGTTCTCAAAAAAAGCCGGTCCCGTAAAGCTGAAATCCCGTTTGCCGTCCGGCGTTAGAGCCGTAATCTCCAGTCGAAAAGGAATTTTTGAAACGGCAAAGGCAGGAGCCTTGATTGTGAAGGCCTGTGGCCGTTGAACGGCGGAATGGGCTGCCTCAGCCGAAAGAACCGAGGGTAAGAGAAATAGTCCGATTAAAAGGTTCTTGAAAATGCGGTGTTTCATCGCGGTGAAATATCCTTGTTGTTTTTAGGGGATTCTACGTCCAGCTCCAGGCCGATGGGACAGTGATCCGATCCCATAACATGGGGAAGGATGGTTGCATTTTTTACCCGGTCAACAAAATTGTCGGACACAAAAAAATAGTCGATCCGCCACCCGACATTCCGGCTCCGGGCGCCGAAGCGGTACGTCCACCAGGTGTACTGGCCGGGTTCATCGGGGTGAAACAGTCGAAATGTGTCCACGTAGCCGTGTTCAATGTACCGGTCAATCCATTCCCGTTCAATGGGCATAAATCCCGATGTTTTTTCATTTTGCTTGGGATTTTTAAGATCGATTTCTGTGTGGGCTGTGTTGTAATCGCCGCAGATCACCAGATGTTTGCCCTGTGATTTCAGGTCATCCAAATATTCCAGGAGGTCGGCATAAAAGTGCAGCTTGTAGTCCAGCCGGCCCTGATCGCGCTGGCCGTTCGGAAAGTAGATATTGAACAGCATAAATTCCGGGTATTCCGTGACCAAAACGCGGCCCTCCCGATCGTAGGCATCGATTCCCAGGCCGTATTGCACGCGAACCGGTTCCTGTTTCGAAAATGTGGCCACACCACTGTACCCCTTTTTCTGGGCGGAATGCCAGTACACGTGGTACCCTTTTACCTCCAGAAGCTCATCCAGAAGCTGATCTTCCTGGATTTTGGTTTCTTGAATTGCCAGGATATCGGGATTTTCTTTCTCCAAAAAATCCCAAAATCCCTTTTTCAGAACAGCCCGAACGCCGTTTACATTCCATGACAGTAATTTCATTGTTTTATTTCCCGTAAAGATTAAATCCGGATTCAGAAATTCAATTCAGATCGATGCAATCGCGAATTCAGATTAAAAATTTTTTTCTCCGTGGTTCTCTTTTTTTCCTCTCTGAGGTTCTCTGTGTTGTTCTTTTGGGTTACACAGGGCACCACGAGGGGTGTTGGTCCCTTTTAGAGAAAATAGAACCCCTGACGATGTTTTTCTTAAATTAGAAAAAAGAATGAAAAAAGCAAGCGGAATTTGCGTGAAAAACGGTGACAGGTTTTGAAGTGAAGGAGTGGAAAATTCATAAATTTTCACTGCGAAGATCTTAACTCACGAAGGTTATTATAATTGAAATAATTAGCTGTCCAAAATCAATTNNNNNNNNNNNNNNNNNNNNNNNNNNNNNNNNNNNNNNNNNNNNNNNNNNNNNNN encodes:
- the xth gene encoding exodeoxyribonuclease III, yielding MKLLSWNVNGVRAVLKKGFWDFLEKENPDILAIQETKIQEDQLLDELLEVKGYHVYWHSAQKKGYSGVATFSKQEPVRVQYGLGIDAYDREGRVLVTEYPEFMLFNIYFPNGQRDQGRLDYKLHFYADLLEYLDDLKSQGKHLVICGDYNTAHTEIDLKNPKQNEKTSGFMPIEREWIDRYIEHGYVDTFRLFHPDEPGQYTWWTYRFGARSRNVGWRIDYFFVSDNFVDRVKNATILPHVMGSDHCPIGLELDVESPKNNKDISPR